From the genome of Lentilactobacillus buchneri, one region includes:
- a CDS encoding putative HNHc nuclease — protein MFGKLKAIKGDEITIKLDDELNIYRLQKFAANKQPTIELQLDDGRQISPDQRNKIFAMLRDMAMYTGYDIRDMEQWMKYFYYAKTGAESFSMSDCSMDQANKFLTFILDFCFENGIPFKTKTWDAIPTSPHLALQCLRHRECIICGRHAEIHHWTAVGSRSRKVVDHRKLYFMALCPEIHHKEFHDIGAASFFKKHHVKPIRLGEQDLIDLHIMTRSQMNYWNDQYSMEGLI, from the coding sequence ATGTTTGGCAAGCTCAAAGCAATCAAGGGTGACGAGATAACAATCAAGCTCGATGATGAACTGAATATATATCGACTACAAAAGTTTGCCGCTAACAAGCAACCAACGATTGAGTTGCAGCTTGATGATGGTCGCCAGATCTCACCAGACCAGCGTAATAAGATCTTTGCCATGCTACGGGATATGGCGATGTATACCGGCTATGACATCCGAGACATGGAACAGTGGATGAAATACTTCTACTACGCCAAAACGGGTGCAGAGAGCTTCTCAATGAGTGATTGCAGTATGGATCAAGCAAATAAGTTCCTGACCTTTATACTCGACTTCTGTTTTGAGAATGGGATTCCGTTCAAAACGAAGACATGGGATGCCATTCCAACTTCACCGCACTTGGCGCTCCAATGTTTGCGACATCGAGAATGTATTATCTGTGGTAGACATGCGGAAATTCACCATTGGACGGCGGTTGGAAGCAGAAGTCGTAAAGTTGTTGACCATCGCAAGTTATATTTTATGGCGCTTTGTCCAGAAATACATCACAAGGAATTTCATGATATTGGAGCAGCCAGCTTTTTTAAAAAGCATCATGTAAAACCGATTCGGCTTGGAGAACAAGATTTAATCGATTTGCACATTATGACTAGATCTCAAATGAACTATTGGAATGATCAATACTCGATGGAGGGATTAATTTGA